The genomic region GCGCGGCTACAGCCACCCCGCGAATTCCAGCAGCAGTTCCCCGTCCTGGCGCCGCCCGGCGGCAACGGCCCGCACCCCCGACTCCACGGCACGGAACAGCGTCCACCCGTGCAGCCGCGCGTGCTCCACCTCCAGCGAGTCCGCCAGCCGGTTCACCCGGCGCCGCACCGTCGAAGGCCCGACCGCCGCGGCCACCAGGTCGTCCACCCGGTCGCGTACCAGCCGCGCCAGGTCGTACGCGCGCTCGCCGACCACCGGGTCGGGACCCACGGCGAGCCACGGCGTGCGTCCGCCCGCCAGGACCTTGCTCTGGCGGAAATTGCCGTGCAGCAGCAGCTGCTCCGGGGGAGCGGCGAGCAGTTCGTCGCGCGCCGCCAGAGCCGCCTCGACCAGCGGGAGCACCAGCGGCTCGGCCGTCGCGCGCATCGCTTCGCCCTGCCGGGCCGTCCGCTCGGCCACCGTCTCGAAGGGGTGCCCGGCCGGTGGCTCGACCCAGAGCTTGCGGACCGTGTCCGCGGCCTCCAGCAGCGCCTTGGCCTCCGGCAGGGAGTGCAGCGAGACCTCGGGGTGCAGCCGCTCCAGCAGCAGAACGGTGGCGTCGGGCGACGGCTCGTCCAGCAGCCGCGCCGCGCCCCAGCCGGCCCAGTGCGCCAGAGCGGCCCGCTCCAGGTCGGGCCTGGCGAAGGGCGGAGCCAGTTTCAGTACCGCGGGGCCGCCGTCGGGCCGGCGCACCAGGACGATCAGGCTGCTGCGGCCGCCCGGCGCCTGTACCCGCTCGGCGGTCAACTCCCGTACGTCGAGGGCCACTTGCGCATCAGTCGGAATCCGGTGCAGCCAGTCGGTGGCGGCGGCTTCCCCGTACGTCTCGCCGAGCGCCCGGACAAGCCGCTGCGGCGGTTCGAAAGTCATACGTGCGTGGTTCCCTTTCCGGCGCTTGCGGCAGCCCGCTCGACGAGCCCCGGAAAGGCTACGCTGCCGGCGCCCCGCCACCGCGCAGCCCGCACCGCGGCCTCCCGCAGGGTCAGCGCGGCCTCGTGCCGCAGCGGCCCCCGGGCGGCCCGCACCAGGTCGGAGTAGACATCCGCCACCCGGTCCTCCAGCTCCGCCGCGAGCCGCACCGCGTCGGCCGGGCCGGCCACCTTGAAGGGCAGCGCGTACGCGGCCGACGCGGCGACCGGCTTGCCGCCCAGGTCCCGCACGGTGCGGACCAACGAGTCACGCCGGGCGCGGTGGGCGTCGTACGCCTGGTGCGCCTCGGTCCTGCGGCCCGCGGCGACCCGGCCGCCCACCACCCCGTACCCGTACACGGCGGCG from Streptomyces sp. NBC_01267 harbors:
- a CDS encoding ferritin-like domain-containing protein — its product is MSSLEAAQAALAAEHAAVYGYGVVGGRVAAGRRTEAHQAYDAHRARRDSLVRTVRDLGGKPVAASAAYALPFKVAGPADAVRLAAELEDRVADVYSDLVRAARGPLRHEAALTLREAAVRAARWRGAGSVAFPGLVERAAASAGKGTTHV
- a CDS encoding aminoglycoside phosphotransferase family protein — translated: MTFEPPQRLVRALGETYGEAAATDWLHRIPTDAQVALDVRELTAERVQAPGGRSSLIVLVRRPDGGPAVLKLAPPFARPDLERAALAHWAGWGAARLLDEPSPDATVLLLERLHPEVSLHSLPEAKALLEAADTVRKLWVEPPAGHPFETVAERTARQGEAMRATAEPLVLPLVEAALAARDELLAAPPEQLLLHGNFRQSKVLAGGRTPWLAVGPDPVVGERAYDLARLVRDRVDDLVAAAVGPSTVRRRVNRLADSLEVEHARLHGWTLFRAVESGVRAVAAGRRQDGELLLEFAGWL